A region of the Streptomyces durocortorensis genome:
TGCGGGCCGTCATCTCGTCCTTGACCACGCGGGTCGGACCAACACTCCCCTGCGCAAATTCGATCAGGACTTCGCGGCGACGTCAGGACGGCTCAGGGACGAAGTCGATGCCAGTGTCCGCGACGCCTATCTGACGCTCCGCTACCTGTCCGAGAACTACGTCAGCCACCTGACCTACGAGCGTCTCGGTGCCGCGGCCCCCGCCAAAGGACGGCGCCCGCGCGGGCCGGGGCGCTACTGGATGGTGCCTCGGCGGTGGGACAACTGGCTGACCGCCCGGCTCTTCGGACTCGACACCGAGGAGGTCGACGCCAAACAACTGGAAATGTTCCGCTCGCTCTTCCTCGACGAGATGCCACCCCACGACGACGAACCCAAATCCTTCAAAGCCGCCCGACAGCACCTCGCATCGGTGGTCACCGGAGGATCCGGAGGGCTGTCCCTGCCCATGGCACGAGACGCCTTGGACCACCTCGTCAAGGACCTGCCCGAGAAGCACCGGGTTCGGGTCGTCAACCGGATCCTCCGCCGGGCCATTCTGGAACGCATCCGGATATTCCTGCATCAGCTAATGGCAAACAACGCCCAACTGGTCGACATCGGGGTCGAATCCGCCCGAGACATCGCGGACGCCCTTGGCGCATACGGACGTTGGCGCATCACACCGACCGGCCCCTTGGGAAGGCTCGTCTTCGCCTTCACCGAGTACTACGACGACACCGGAGGGCAGGCGGCACGTCTGTCGACGGCAGCGTTCGGCGGTGACCCGCACACCTACACCGTGGGGCTCGGCGACACCACTGCCCTGGGGCACGCCGGAGTCCGCCGCGTCGTCCTCGGGATGTCAGCCACCTCCTACTTTCCGTACGCGCCGCACCACCACATCCACACCACCCCGAAATGGTGGGTGGCGGACGAGCAGGAGGACGCCGTGCGCGTCCTGGCGGCACGGATCGATGACGACGAGGGCCGACCACGCCGGATCTCCGGTCTGGAGGGAACCGACCGTGCCGCGGCGATCCAGCACATCGCCACGGCCTTGTGGGGCACATACCTACGGCCCGAACTGGAACGGCTCGCCACCGAGAAGCCGGGGCGCGAACGTGTACTTCTCGCCACGACGTCCTACGAGGCAGCGCGGCACGTCGCGGAAGGCCTGTTCACAGCCGGCGTCGACTCCACGCGCATCTGCCTGGCGGTAAGGCCGGGCTCCTATGCGGACGACCAGGAAGCAGCCGTGGACGTCGGCCGATGGCGGGAACTACCGGCCGACCGGTTGGAGGGGTTCCCCGCTGTCGAGGGGGCCGACATCCTGATCGCTCCCCTGGCCAGGGTGCAACGGGGGGTGAACATCATCGGGGAAGGCGACAAGTCCGCCCTGGGGTCGGTGTGGCTAATCGTCCGGCCGATCCCTCTGATCGACGAGCCGTCGGAACTCGTCGCGCACATCCAGGCACGAGCACTGCGCGAGCACCGCGGCCCGTCCAGCGACCCCCAGGCTCTGCTGGCACAACGCCGCAAGGTGGCCGGCCAGTACCTCGACGAAATCATCCGCCGCCCGCCCTACTTTCAGGCCCAGCCCCTCGACGTCAAGCTCGGCGTGGTGGCCGAGATCATCAATGGAGCCGTACAGCTCATCGGCCGTGCACGGCGTGGCGGCACCGACGCGACGCTGCATCTGGTGGACGGGGCCATGCTCGACCCCGAGGGCGGTACCGACCTGGCGACGCTGATTCTCAAGTTGCGGGACAGGTGGCGCACCGAGGGCGTCCTGCCCGCGATGCAGCAGTACTACGGCACAACCCTCAATGCCTTCTTGACATACGCGGAACACCCCGACGCCGGAGGCGCCCAGTGTTGATCACCCTCGCCTACCGCGTGCCACGACAGGACATGGACTCCCTGCTGGGCTCCATCACCGCCTACCCCCTCACCGCAGACTTCGGGAAAGCATGGGCGGACCTGCCCAAGCGGGAGAACCAACGGCAGCCGCGCTACTCCGCCCTGGCCACCGGGCTGGTTGCCGCCACCGGCCAACCCGTCAAGTTGTTCGGAGAACGCGATCTCGCGGAGGAGGAGCAGTCAGCAGGCAGCCGCATGTTGCTCCTCACCAGCAACGCCGCTCTCGACAACCGGCTGCGGGTCGCTGTAATGGCCTGGGAAAGGCATATCCGTGACGGGAAGAAGACCCCGCTCCTCCCCGGGCTGCTGCCCGCCCCCGAGCCAGCGCGCTCCTTCGCCGACTTCGTGAAATTCCGTCCAGGCCGGGTTCCGGTCATGCCCGGCTGGGTGTTCCGTACGGCAGAGTGGCAGGTGATGCGGCAACTGGCCGGAGTACCCATGCGCATCGACGACCGAGCGCCCGTCCATCTGTCCATGGACACTGACGGGTCCCTCCTGGCCTGGGATCCCGGCGATCTCCTCGCCAACCGAGCCGGATCGGCTTTCAGCATGCACAAGGTGACCGCACGGCTGACCACCCGGGCCGGCGTCGAGGACCCCGTCCTCTGCTTCGACGCTCACCTTTCCAGGATCTCGCCCCAGGGGGACTGGGCGAAGAACGTGTGGATCGAGCGGAACGAGGAAGACTCTCCCATCCTCAAACTCCCGCTACGGCGCCGCCCGGACAGAGAGACCGGCAAGTGGCGCAGCCATCTCGATCCCGCCATCGCGAAGATCATCGAGGCATGTCAGTTGTCAGCACTGGACATTCCGGATGAGCTACCACCCGTTCCTGGGGCGATCAGGCCTCAGATAGCGAGCACCCGGTTCCACGCGCTGGGAAGCGGCCCCGGCCCCAGGTTCATGCTTCGACTGCACGAGCACATCATGTCCACTCTTCCCCTGCTCGTACCTCTGCCCTACGAGGTGGACAAGAGGATCAGGCTCGCGCCTCGCGTAACGAGCTACCCGCCCGACGGCCTCCCTGCCTCCGCAGTCGGACCGAGCGGATTCCGAAGGGCCACTCTGGCCTGCGTCTACGCCACGCCTGCAGGCCGCGACCGTATGCTGGCCGAACTCGAGGAGCTGGCCGGACAGCCTGTGAAGCCGACGTCCGATAAACAGCCCGTCCACGTCAACTCCCGCATGGACGTGGTCACCCGCCACTGCCCGGAGCTGCTCGCCCACGACACCGTGAATCGCACGGCCTCTCTCAGGTCGCTGAACCTTCCGTCCGGTGACGACCACTTGGTCGCAGCCTGGCTGGAGACCGAGTACCACCCTGACGTACTGCGGCCCGAGATCGATGCCAAACCGCATCTGAGGCGCCTGCTGGGGCACTTGGGGGTACCGGCCCAGTTCCTTGCAACCGAGCCCACCGTCCTCCCGCCCAAGACCAACCCGTCCAGTACCGAAACCAAGAAGTACTCCGCCCGGGCCGCCCTGCGCGACCTGTTTCGGGCCGCGGGAGTCCTGGACAACCGGCTGCTGGACTCCGTGATCGCGGGCGGACGACCTCACGGGCTCGCCAGGAAGGCACTGCTGGTCGGCATCCATGCCCGCAGACAGCAGACGGGAACGGAAGGCAAGCCGCTGGTTCTCACCATGGTGGCGTTGTACGTCGACCCCGACGACCTGGCGAGCTGCCAAGTGCTGGTCCACAGCGACCGGAGGCAGGCATGGGTGCGTAGTGCCGAGGGTGTGGCGGACTTTCACTCCGGTGCCATCGGAACCACCCGTTTCGGCCGCACAGGAGAGAAGGCGGAGCTGACACGGGATGTGGTCGAGGCCAGACTCGGCGAACTTCTCGCCATGACCCCTGACGGCACCCCCATGGTGATTTTCGTGGACACCCAGGAGACCCGGACCATCTGGCCGGGACTGCAGAACGCACAGCTGAATGCCGGCCCGCTCCCCGGGGACAAGGTGCGTGGAGGCGTTGCCGACATCGCGGTCGTCCGCCTGAACACCGAGCTCAGTGAGATCGGGCGCCCCGTCACCCGACGGGAGAAGGCGAACATGCCGAGCGACCCGGCCAAGCCCGCCGCACCGGACCGCAAGGTGTACCGGCTCCCGGACGCCGACGGGCGCTGCTGGCTCTTCGCAGGCCGATCCGCGTCGATCAAGGCCAAGGGCGGAGACCGGGGAGCTTTCTACACCCGATGGACCTTGCCCGACGGGCTCACCTCCCAACTCGCCGTCCCGTGGCACTCGTACACAGGGAAGGAGATCGTGGTGGTGAGCCCGGGGTCGTGGGCTCCCGAGCAGCTGGCGGGTCTGACGGCAAGCCTCTGCGAGCAGGCCATCTCCTGGGACGACCGGACGCAGATGCCCGTACCGCTCCATCTGGCGACCGTCATCGACTACGACCACCCCGACTACCGGGTGTCGGGGGACGAGGACGCCTGAGGGCTCCGGTACCGCCGTTCAGGACTCGGCACCGCTCAACGGCTTGAGCACCCCGGCCGGCAGCTGACCGAGCGGTGGCCGGGAGTACTTCGGTACTCCCGTCATCGCCCGCAGCAGGTCATCGATGCCCCCCGAGGTGAGCTCCGTGACTTCGTAATGGTCCGACGTCCATGGCTGCAGCATCTCGGGGATGTTGTCCACCAGTTCATGAGGCAGGACAACGGGCAACACCTTGGCGGTCCACTCGTCGCGGTACACATGGAGCCGCTCATTGATGAGCCGGGACTCGCTCCGGATCCCCGGGTGCTCACGCCCGCGCAACTCGCCGTCGAACGCTTTGCGACAGATGGGGGAGGCAAGGACGATGACGAAATCAACCTGGTCGATGCGCTCCCGTGCCCAGATACCCCAGTCCCCGCGCTTTCCTTCCTCATACCGGTCCATGTGCACGCCGACGCCATTCTCGGCAAGAAGGTTGCCGAACAGCCTGGCAGTTTCCTTGTGCTGTAGCGAGTCGTGCGCGTAGCAGATGAAAACGGAAGGGCAGTACTCCTGGCTCGGGTCTTCGGTGGCAGCCGACAGCGAAGGCGCCACGCCCCTCAGGCCCTCCCGGGGCGGGACCAGACTCAGTCGAAAATCGACTGGCACCTGTGTGGGCCGGTATTCGACATCCGGGAGGACCGACAGGTCGTATCGAGCGGAGCATTCCACTCGTTGCTCAACCTGCCCGGCGGGGGTGAGCAGGACGACCCAGGCAGCGTAGGAGCCGGGACGGACACCGGCCCCGCCGAGCGACACATGCCTCCACCGCACGCTGTTGCCGCCGGCGCCGAACATGTCGACCCTGTCCGTGGTCGCCGGAAGCAGGACCTGGGTGGACACATCGCCCTCGCTCGGGACGAAGTTCAGGAACCGGTTGAGCACGTAGGGCTTGGGAGTCTCTGGAGACGTACCGAAGCGAGGAAGAGCATCGACGACGACGGCCTGATCACTCGTTTCCCCGGAGAGAAATTCGAAAGAAATTTCGAACCAAGGCATCCCGGGGCAATCGGGATCGATTTCGAGATCGTAATTGATCTTGACCAGGTGGGCGTCGTATCCGTCAAACATATTCGACGGCGTATCGATGCTATCCACCTGCCAGCTGCGCAGATACGTCGAGCCCACACTGACACCGTTCGGCGCGGGATCCATCCTCCTGCCGCCCTCATGCACAACAGTGAGGTCGATGTGGACGCGCCTCTGTGGATCCACTGATGCACCTTTCGATGGTCCGCGATGGCGCCACACTAGGCCACTCGCCGCCTCACGGCCCCCCGCTGCTCCAATGTCAGACATCTGTCAACTTTCGACCGATCTCAAATAAGTGACGCCTTCTGCGGTAGCGACATCACCCAGCCCCGCACATGGAACCGCGCTGTGGGACTCGACCGCCAGTGAAGCTTCGCCACCATTCTCTGCGACGCTCGGAGCCAGGTCTGCACTTGCTAAAAATAGATCATTCACTCGACTGCTCACGCGCTTCGCTCGAACTGAAGCCGAGCCGGAGAAGCCGCGGAGGCAACTCCACGCCTGAGCGGCAGGTCGCCGAGCCGCCCGCCGCGAGAGACGTGAAATCGCCAATGGAGATCTGAAGGGCGACCGGACGCAGACGAGAACGGCTCGGCTGGCGGCGCACCCTACCGAGGAAGCGTAGGGCGCGGCCAGCTGTTAAGTCACCACAAGATCAAGATCGCTAGGCCCAGGCCACGGACAGCACAAGCGACGCCGGGGCTCGGACACTCCCGCAGGCCTCCTGACACTTCATCACGCACAGCTGTCCACCGACCGTCCACCAGGAGGCAAGCCCCAGGCGAATTCCGCAACTCGGTCGATCAGAGCAGCAGGTCAAAGCCTCGCGACCAGCAATCAATGACTGCGAGAAAGGTGCGGCGACTCGTATCGCATGCGCGGCCGTGAACTCCGACGCATCCCGACGACAACCAAGACGGCTGAACACACAATGAGAAGACACCTGGGTCACTTTTGACCCGCCCAAACCGGGTCACGATTCACCCGCCGTCGACAGCGTGAAACTGTCAGCACCAAACAGTCCCGACGGCGCCGGCAGCCCCATCGGAGACCGCTGGATTTCACCCGTTGGCCCGGGGTGGCGAGAGCCCCCTGACGGAGTTTCACGCACGACTGTCCACCGGCTGTCCACCGGGCCCCGTTGCACCAGCCCGGCCCGTCCTGCACAAGCAGGCAAAAGACCAGTTCAGAGCCTTGGTTCGTCGATCTCGTCACAGAAACGAACCTCCGGCCTACGCATTGCGATGCACAGCCCCAAGAGGCGCAACCGGGTCGATTCCAAGGTCATCCGAAAAAAGAAACCCCAGGTCACGGTGAGTGGGTCCTGGGGTTAATTCGAGCCGCCTTCGGGATTCGAACCCGAGACCTACGCATTACGAGGGCCTGCAAGATCATCCTGGCTACTACCGGGCGGTGCCGCAGAATCCCGTCTTACCAGGTCAGAGACCTGCAACCCCGATCGGTATGATGCCTAATCCAGACGGTGCCGTCCCATCCGCTCACGCATCGCTCACGCAGGCTGGCCACTCGTGACCGCTTCGAGCCGCCAAACCGCCCCGCGTGGCAACCGTCAACCCAGCGGCGCAATCAAGGCAGCTCGCGCAGCTGGTGATCTACGGGGACAGTCGATGGCGGAAGGGTCGTGATGAGGAGTTCATCGGCATCGCGCTTGCCCGTCTTACCACTAGCGCTGTAGCGCGTCTTCACCAACCGTTTAGTCAAGGGCCACGAGCGTACGCCGAGCATCTCTCGGTCCACGCGGCTAGGCGCCATGCGAGTGTGCGCATAGAGCCAAGTGCTTTCGGTCAACATTGGGTTGTTGTCGTAGCTGAGCAGCCAGCGGAACTGCGCCTTGGTACGCAGATATCCGGCGAGCTGCATGTGGAGCATGTGGTCATCTGATCCCGCCTTGCCAGCCCTGTTGCCACCGTATCCACCTCTGGGGTCGAAAGAGGTTCGGTACAAGTGCGAGGCTTTTTCGATGTAGGGCGGGTCGAGGTAAGCAACAACGCGAGACGGGATCAACTGCGGGTAATAGCTAGGCACGTCATCGAGTGTCTGTTGCCAGTCCTTGTGCCAGACATCGACGATTCGGCCGGTGTCGTAAAGGTGACCGACATATCGAAGTCGTTCCTCTATGGCTTCCGGATTCCACCGGCATCCGATGCCGTACGGGCTTGCTTGCTTGCGCCCGCCGATCGGGCCTGCCTTACCATGAAGGATTCCAGAAAACGTTGTGCGGTTTAGAAATAGGCACTGTGTCGCGAGGTTCAGTCGGACCGTGGCAGGCTTCGCTTTCCGAGTGGGCGCCCAGGAACGCCAATAGTCCCACCGATCGACAGCGGTTACTCCACCCGGCTTGACGTATCGGGTCCACTCGTCATGCATACGGTCGATCAGCGCCTCAGTATCGGCGGCCGCGGTTTGCCAGAAGGCAGTCACCAACGGATCCACGTCAGCGAGCAGCACTCGGTCGACGAGCCCTTGGCCAACTAGTCGCAAGGACGCTGACGCTCCGCCGGCGAAAGGTTCGACCAGGAGGTTGATTTCCGGAACGGCCCTCGAGCCCTTGGCGGCATCCAAAATTCGGGCGATCACCGGCGCGAGGGACGACTTTGCTCCTGGATAGCGCAGGGGTGACTGGTACCTGCTCATCATGAGCGCGTGGTCAACGATGCCGAGGGGTGAAACGAGTGGGCGGGGGTTGTCGAGAATGTGCGTCGGGATTGTAGGCGCAGCAACATGCGCAGCGTGAGCATCACAGAGGGGGGCGGCCGGCGGCACAGCCACATTCTCGATCATGGGGTAAACCGTACCGGAGCCGCTTGTCCACCAGACGAGTCGAGACCGAGACGTTTGGTGGCTACGAGGCGGAGCACATCGGTGCCCACGCCGATCGGGAACGCGGCCTTCCCGTGCGCGGCCGCCACCGGGATGATGCCGTCGACGTACATCGAGGAACCAGTGCGGTCGATCACGTCGAGGATTGCAGGCAACGTCGGGTAGGCCGCCGGGTCGGCTTGGCCGCCGTTGGCATCATACGGTGCACCCATCGGTGGTGGCACGGTCGGGACGACAACTCGCCCATCAAGCGCGCGATACACGAACTTGCGACCCCAGTATGTCTCCTTACCGTAGGCGCGGGCGTTGTTGGCGTTTACGACTCGCGCAATGATCTGTTCGTCGCATACCAATAGGTCACCCGGTTCGAGAATGTCGTGCCGGGCCAGTTGGCGCGCGTAGTCGACCAGAACTCCGGACTTCTCAATCCCACAGACGTATGGCGCGTTGCCCGGAGTAGCCCTGCCCATCGCTTGGAAGTATTCAAGGGCTCGCCCGCGCAGCTTTGCTGGTGTGCCGAACACGGCCAGTGGGCCATCGACGATGAACAGCGTCGTGGGAAGAGCCTTCTGGCGCGACTGCTCCCACAGCAGCGTCGCCAGCCCGATCAGCACCAACAGCTCGATCACCGACATGAGCCGCCCGAGAGCGGACTGGTTCGTACCCTCCTCGCCAACCTCCTCGTGGATACGGAGCACGTCGGTGGGGAAAAGGTGCACGCCGCACGCGTCACAGTCGGCACCAGCGGGCGGCACAGGAATGTCCTTCTTGCAGTCCTGCGTCGGACAGTTAACCGGCACTGTAGCCGCTGGCGCCCCGGGAACGCCGTGGAGAAGGAAGAGCAGGTCCAGCAGCGGCTGGTCGAGGCGATTGACGTCAACCTTCTTCTGCCGAAACAGCTCATTGATGACCTCTCGCCACGAGGTCACGATGTCGGCGTCGGCACGCGTGTACGCGCCGGAGACAGGCAGATCCAGCGTCACGATGGCGGTGTTGACCGCACGCTCGATCATGTACGGGTCGACAAACCGCTCGGCCCGCTGCGATTCCAAAACTCCGAGGTCCACGTACGCTGCGGCGGCCTGCGCAAACCCGTACAGGACCGATGGCAGGCCGTCACGAACCTGCTCAACGACGTGTGAACCATCGATCGCCAGCGCAGCAGTGAGTCGGTCTGGCGCAGGCGGGGCAGCGAAGTCGCCCCGCGGACGGATTCGCTTGCGGATCGAATCCAGGTCCTGGATCGCCTCAGCCGGGACATGGAAGGTGCGTTGGTCCGCGATCGCCCGGACGGCGGCCGCCGAATGCCCCAGCCGCGATGCGATCTCGTGAGCCCCGCCGACGGTCTCGTACGGCATCAGAGTGCCGTACCGTTCAGCGTCAACGGCGGGTCACCAGCCGCTGCTCGTGCTTCGTTGACGAGCGCGATGTCGTACCGATCGATCTGGACAGGAACAAT
Encoded here:
- a CDS encoding toll/interleukin-1 receptor domain-containing protein; this translates as MDPAPNGVSVGSTYLRSWQVDSIDTPSNMFDGYDAHLVKINYDLEIDPDCPGMPWFEISFEFLSGETSDQAVVVDALPRFGTSPETPKPYVLNRFLNFVPSEGDVSTQVLLPATTDRVDMFGAGGNSVRWRHVSLGGAGVRPGSYAAWVVLLTPAGQVEQRVECSARYDLSVLPDVEYRPTQVPVDFRLSLVPPREGLRGVAPSLSAATEDPSQEYCPSVFICYAHDSLQHKETARLFGNLLAENGVGVHMDRYEEGKRGDWGIWARERIDQVDFVIVLASPICRKAFDGELRGREHPGIRSESRLINERLHVYRDEWTAKVLPVVLPHELVDNIPEMLQPWTSDHYEVTELTSGGIDDLLRAMTGVPKYSRPPLGQLPAGVLKPLSGAES
- a CDS encoding RNaseH domain-containing protein; protein product: MLITLAYRVPRQDMDSLLGSITAYPLTADFGKAWADLPKRENQRQPRYSALATGLVAATGQPVKLFGERDLAEEEQSAGSRMLLLTSNAALDNRLRVAVMAWERHIRDGKKTPLLPGLLPAPEPARSFADFVKFRPGRVPVMPGWVFRTAEWQVMRQLAGVPMRIDDRAPVHLSMDTDGSLLAWDPGDLLANRAGSAFSMHKVTARLTTRAGVEDPVLCFDAHLSRISPQGDWAKNVWIERNEEDSPILKLPLRRRPDRETGKWRSHLDPAIAKIIEACQLSALDIPDELPPVPGAIRPQIASTRFHALGSGPGPRFMLRLHEHIMSTLPLLVPLPYEVDKRIRLAPRVTSYPPDGLPASAVGPSGFRRATLACVYATPAGRDRMLAELEELAGQPVKPTSDKQPVHVNSRMDVVTRHCPELLAHDTVNRTASLRSLNLPSGDDHLVAAWLETEYHPDVLRPEIDAKPHLRRLLGHLGVPAQFLATEPTVLPPKTNPSSTETKKYSARAALRDLFRAAGVLDNRLLDSVIAGGRPHGLARKALLVGIHARRQQTGTEGKPLVLTMVALYVDPDDLASCQVLVHSDRRQAWVRSAEGVADFHSGAIGTTRFGRTGEKAELTRDVVEARLGELLAMTPDGTPMVIFVDTQETRTIWPGLQNAQLNAGPLPGDKVRGGVADIAVVRLNTELSEIGRPVTRREKANMPSDPAKPAAPDRKVYRLPDADGRCWLFAGRSASIKAKGGDRGAFYTRWTLPDGLTSQLAVPWHSYTGKEIVVVSPGSWAPEQLAGLTASLCEQAISWDDRTQMPVPLHLATVIDYDHPDYRVSGDEDA
- a CDS encoding DNA adenine methylase; protein product: MIENVAVPPAAPLCDAHAAHVAAPTIPTHILDNPRPLVSPLGIVDHALMMSRYQSPLRYPGAKSSLAPVIARILDAAKGSRAVPEINLLVEPFAGGASASLRLVGQGLVDRVLLADVDPLVTAFWQTAAADTEALIDRMHDEWTRYVKPGGVTAVDRWDYWRSWAPTRKAKPATVRLNLATQCLFLNRTTFSGILHGKAGPIGGRKQASPYGIGCRWNPEAIEERLRYVGHLYDTGRIVDVWHKDWQQTLDDVPSYYPQLIPSRVVAYLDPPYIEKASHLYRTSFDPRGGYGGNRAGKAGSDDHMLHMQLAGYLRTKAQFRWLLSYDNNPMLTESTWLYAHTRMAPSRVDREMLGVRSWPLTKRLVKTRYSASGKTGKRDADELLITTLPPSTVPVDHQLRELP